Proteins encoded in a region of the Mycolicibacterium neoaurum genome:
- a CDS encoding ABC transporter permease: MNSGAPTTAKPPVSSRFNVDSILREPLLGPLVALVLAIVIFSSITDSFLNPQNVSLILQQSVVVGILAVGQTLIILTSGIDLSIGAIAVFGSIVLAQSAGANGPFVALGSTLLVCVLFGAINGGLVTMLRLPPFIVTLGTFTAIQAATRLLAGSETYRVEQGPLTFLGTSFRLGSFSTTYGVVAMLLVYLVVWYALSQTAWGKHVYAVGGNRQAADLSGIKSGRVLVSVYITTGVIAAIAAWAALGRIPNADPNAYQNANLESITAVVIGGTSLFGGRGGVGGTLVGTLIVGVLRNGLTQAGVDNLYQNIATGILVIVAVALDQFARRRSQ, from the coding sequence ATGAACTCCGGTGCACCGACCACGGCCAAGCCGCCGGTATCGAGCCGGTTCAACGTAGACAGCATCCTGCGCGAACCTCTGCTCGGTCCCCTGGTGGCGCTCGTCCTGGCCATCGTCATCTTCAGTTCGATCACCGACTCGTTCCTCAATCCGCAGAACGTGTCGCTGATCCTGCAGCAGTCGGTGGTCGTGGGCATTCTGGCGGTCGGGCAGACGCTGATCATCCTCACCTCGGGAATCGACCTGTCGATCGGCGCGATCGCGGTGTTCGGCAGCATCGTGCTGGCCCAGAGTGCCGGCGCCAATGGGCCTTTCGTGGCTCTGGGATCGACGCTGCTGGTCTGTGTCCTCTTCGGCGCGATCAACGGTGGACTGGTCACGATGCTGCGGCTACCACCGTTCATCGTGACCCTGGGGACCTTCACCGCGATCCAGGCGGCGACCCGGCTGCTGGCCGGATCGGAGACCTACCGTGTCGAACAGGGACCACTGACCTTTCTGGGGACCTCGTTCCGGCTCGGGTCGTTCTCGACCACCTACGGCGTGGTGGCCATGCTGCTGGTCTACCTGGTGGTCTGGTATGCCTTGAGCCAAACTGCCTGGGGTAAGCATGTTTACGCAGTCGGAGGCAATCGTCAGGCCGCCGATCTGTCGGGGATCAAGTCCGGGCGCGTGCTGGTTTCGGTCTACATCACCACCGGTGTGATAGCGGCCATCGCCGCCTGGGCCGCACTCGGCCGCATCCCCAACGCCGATCCCAATGCGTATCAGAACGCCAATCTGGAGTCGATCACCGCGGTGGTGATCGGTGGCACCAGTCTTTTCGGTGGGCGCGGCGGTGTGGGCGGGACCTTGGTCGGCACGCTGATCGTCGGCGTGCTGCGCAACGGGCTTACCCAGGCCGGCGTCGACAACCTCTATCAGAACATCGCCACCGGCATCCTGGTGATCGTCGCGGTGGCGTTGGATCAGTTCGCGCGCAGGAGATCACAATGA
- a CDS encoding substrate-binding domain-containing protein, with amino-acid sequence MIGKRSTHAVGMILMAGSLVLGMTACGGSDSDSIKVGLITKTDSNPFFVKLREAAQAQAEKDGAQLVALAGAFDGDNEGQVAAIENMVGQGVKGILITPNSSTGVLDAIKKARDAGVVVIALDTATDPEDAVDATFATDNLAAGVSQGKWVRAALGDAPPQVVMLDGTPGGTVDTFRHDGFLEGFGITEGSPEIVGQENTNGDQTKAQTAMENILQRAPGINALYTINEPAAAGAYQAIQSAGRADQITIGSIDGSCTGVADVKSGKIGATVMQFPAKMAEQGVQAVVKFAKDGTKPSGFNDTGSELITDKPVPGLDSKDTAWGEQNCWG; translated from the coding sequence ATGATCGGTAAGCGCAGCACACACGCCGTCGGGATGATCCTGATGGCCGGTTCGCTGGTCCTCGGGATGACAGCCTGCGGGGGATCGGACTCGGACAGCATCAAGGTCGGCCTGATCACCAAGACCGACTCCAACCCGTTCTTCGTCAAGCTCCGCGAGGCGGCACAGGCACAGGCCGAGAAAGACGGAGCCCAGTTGGTGGCGCTCGCCGGCGCCTTCGACGGCGATAACGAAGGCCAGGTCGCGGCCATCGAGAACATGGTCGGCCAGGGCGTCAAGGGCATCCTGATCACCCCCAACTCGTCCACCGGTGTGCTGGACGCCATCAAGAAAGCGCGCGACGCCGGCGTCGTCGTCATCGCCCTGGACACGGCAACCGACCCCGAGGACGCGGTCGACGCCACTTTCGCCACCGACAACCTCGCGGCCGGGGTGAGCCAGGGCAAGTGGGTGCGGGCCGCACTCGGTGACGCACCGCCGCAGGTCGTGATGCTCGACGGGACACCCGGTGGCACGGTGGACACCTTCCGGCACGACGGATTCCTGGAGGGCTTCGGCATCACCGAGGGATCCCCCGAGATCGTCGGCCAGGAGAACACCAACGGAGATCAGACCAAGGCGCAGACCGCCATGGAGAACATCCTGCAGCGCGCTCCCGGCATCAACGCGCTGTACACCATCAACGAGCCGGCCGCCGCCGGCGCCTACCAGGCCATCCAGTCCGCCGGTCGCGCCGACCAGATCACCATCGGCTCGATCGACGGCAGCTGCACGGGCGTCGCCGACGTGAAATCCGGCAAGATCGGCGCGACGGTCATGCAGTTCCCGGCCAAGATGGCCGAACAAGGTGTGCAGGCCGTCGTGAAGTTCGCCAAGGACGGCACCAAGCCGAGCGGATTCAACGACACCGGATCCGAGCTGATCACCGACAAGCCGGTTCCGGGGCTGGACTCCAAGGACACCGCCTGGGGCGAACAGAACTGCTGGGGCTGA
- a CDS encoding coiled-coil domain-containing protein, with protein sequence MTRVRRTPWRTVSMSVAAAVVTGVSALSVSSVGVVNADPAADALAKLEELSSQALQTREAVTAAQRDADTKLAEQVAADARQRADAEILAAAHARLAPVQAAADRVAVMTYTSGRTGQLQSLMTASSPQQLIDNMSLQQAVATHSADRMADLRVVREQAAVAARTSETSAAAARAAAEQSAAVRTDLQTALSELLRQLAAAEAQYAALTPQQQAIVDSAPPPAAPPAAPAPNDPAIVAMPGQPSLAAARVDIPEAAALPVGVANESGLQPNAVLAARAVSQQFPQISEIGGVRPDSKPWHPSGLAIDIMIPNAGSPEGIALGDQIMAYALANAGRFGLQDVIWRGTYYTPAGPQASGYGHFDHVHLTVTRR encoded by the coding sequence ATCACCCGGGTGCGTAGAACACCGTGGCGAACCGTGTCCATGTCGGTGGCCGCGGCCGTGGTCACGGGTGTCTCGGCCCTCTCGGTGAGCTCGGTCGGCGTGGTGAATGCCGATCCGGCCGCCGATGCGCTGGCCAAGCTCGAAGAGCTCTCCAGCCAGGCCCTCCAGACCCGCGAAGCCGTGACCGCCGCCCAGCGCGATGCCGACACCAAGCTCGCGGAGCAGGTTGCCGCCGACGCCCGGCAACGCGCCGACGCCGAGATTCTCGCCGCCGCCCACGCCCGGCTGGCACCCGTGCAGGCCGCCGCCGACCGGGTGGCGGTGATGACGTACACCAGCGGGCGCACCGGTCAGCTCCAGTCGCTGATGACCGCGTCGTCGCCACAGCAGCTGATCGACAACATGTCCCTGCAGCAGGCCGTCGCCACCCATTCGGCGGACCGGATGGCGGATCTGCGGGTGGTTCGGGAGCAGGCCGCCGTGGCAGCCCGGACGTCGGAGACCTCCGCTGCGGCGGCACGCGCGGCCGCCGAGCAATCCGCCGCGGTTCGGACCGACCTGCAGACCGCACTGAGCGAGTTGTTGCGCCAGCTCGCCGCCGCCGAAGCCCAGTACGCGGCGTTGACGCCGCAGCAGCAGGCGATCGTCGACAGCGCGCCGCCGCCTGCCGCTCCGCCTGCCGCTCCGGCGCCCAACGATCCGGCGATTGTGGCGATGCCCGGCCAGCCCTCGCTCGCCGCCGCCCGGGTCGACATCCCGGAGGCCGCCGCACTCCCGGTCGGCGTCGCCAACGAGTCAGGTCTGCAGCCGAATGCGGTTCTGGCCGCGCGAGCCGTCAGCCAGCAGTTCCCGCAGATATCCGAGATCGGCGGGGTGCGCCCGGACTCCAAACCCTGGCATCCCAGTGGGCTGGCCATCGACATCATGATCCCCAACGCAGGCAGCCCCGAGGGCATCGCGCTGGGGGACCAGATCATGGCCTATGCGCTGGCCAACGCCGGTCGCTTCGGACTGCAGGATGTGATCTGGCGAGGCACGTACTACACGCCCGCGGGTCCGCAGGCGTCCGGATACGGCCACTTCGACCACGTGCACCTCACGGTGACACGGCGCTGA
- a CDS encoding MgtC/SapB family protein gives MTTVEMLLRLGAGVGLGTLIGLERQYRARMAGLRTNALVAVGSTLFVLLSAHGFVGDSGTPDPTRVAAQIVSGIGFLGAGVILRDGLTVRGLNTAATLWCSAAVGALCGAGLFTVAAAGTGVVVAVNVALRYLGRAVDRRPDTGDEHPTNYLFVATTRDEHEAHIRALIVQALTRTDFRLQSIASTNIDGGGVEVRAELASDQRDDRQMESAVSRLSMEPSVTSVRWQADSEERRDTVDS, from the coding sequence ATGACGACCGTGGAGATGCTGCTGCGGCTGGGTGCCGGTGTGGGACTGGGCACGTTGATCGGCCTGGAACGTCAGTATCGGGCCCGGATGGCAGGCCTACGTACCAACGCCCTGGTGGCGGTGGGATCGACGCTGTTCGTGCTGCTGTCCGCACACGGCTTCGTCGGCGATTCGGGGACCCCCGACCCGACCCGAGTGGCGGCCCAGATCGTCTCGGGCATCGGGTTTCTGGGCGCCGGTGTGATCCTGCGGGACGGGTTGACCGTGCGCGGCCTGAACACGGCGGCCACACTGTGGTGCTCGGCGGCTGTGGGAGCGCTGTGCGGCGCCGGCCTGTTCACTGTCGCCGCGGCGGGCACCGGCGTCGTCGTCGCCGTGAATGTGGCCCTACGCTACCTGGGCCGCGCCGTGGACCGGCGCCCCGATACCGGTGACGAGCATCCGACCAACTATCTCTTCGTGGCGACCACACGGGACGAACACGAGGCGCATATCCGCGCCCTGATCGTGCAGGCACTGACGCGCACAGATTTCCGACTCCAGTCCATCGCCAGCACCAACATCGACGGCGGTGGCGTGGAGGTCCGCGCGGAGTTGGCCAGCGATCAGCGCGACGACCGGCAGATGGAATCGGCCGTCAGCAGGCTGAGCATGGAGCCGTCGGTAACCAGCGTGCGCTGGCAGGCCGACAGCGAAGAGCGGCGGGACACCGTCGACAGCTGA
- a CDS encoding MerR family transcriptional regulator, which translates to MTEYRIDDLARRAGTTARNVRVYQESGLLPRPHRRGRVAIYTDRHLRQLEAIIRLLGEGFTVKHILRFLTGLQRGQDLAQVLDLADLGELVTEPWSRPVTATVSRAELESRLGTLDAATLAGLLADRIVEETEKPDQFLVRDQRVIDDFATLIARGMPLATILQTTAAVDAHLDAAARELAGAGHSEVVRQRGAGWYPSNDPELAWAADLVDAMRRVARRSAHASLDRALDEAVRTELRRYQQYEVADTDRG; encoded by the coding sequence GTGACCGAATACCGGATAGACGACCTGGCTCGCCGCGCCGGGACGACCGCTCGCAACGTCCGGGTGTACCAGGAGAGCGGTCTGCTCCCGCGCCCGCATCGCCGCGGGCGGGTGGCCATCTACACCGACCGGCATCTGCGTCAACTCGAGGCGATCATTCGTTTGCTCGGTGAGGGTTTCACGGTCAAACACATCCTGAGGTTCCTCACCGGCCTGCAACGGGGTCAAGATCTGGCACAGGTGCTCGACCTGGCAGATCTCGGCGAGCTGGTCACCGAGCCGTGGTCACGCCCGGTCACCGCCACCGTGAGCCGTGCCGAGCTGGAGAGCCGGCTCGGCACGCTCGATGCGGCCACGCTGGCCGGGTTGTTGGCGGACCGGATCGTCGAGGAGACCGAGAAACCGGATCAGTTCCTCGTCCGGGACCAACGCGTCATCGACGATTTCGCGACCCTGATCGCACGGGGGATGCCGCTGGCGACCATCCTGCAGACCACCGCGGCCGTCGACGCCCACCTCGACGCGGCAGCCCGCGAGCTGGCCGGAGCCGGTCACAGCGAGGTGGTCCGGCAGCGCGGGGCCGGTTGGTACCCGTCCAACGATCCTGAATTGGCTTGGGCAGCAGACCTTGTCGATGCGATGCGGCGGGTGGCCCGGCGCTCGGCACACGCCAGTCTTGACCGGGCGCTCGACGAGGCGGTCCGCACCGAGTTGCGGCGGTACCAACAATATGAGGTCGCCGACACCGACCGGGGCTGA
- a CDS encoding PfkB family carbohydrate kinase: MRNAPLAEKTPIGVFVGLATLDVIHRISAPPSVNEKVTARDQFVAAGGPAANAAVTFAALGGRAVLVTALGVDPVADLVRADLAAHGVRIVDGAGGEHRPVPISAVSVLESTGERSVVSLDAVRSDVPAPEGLGDLIAEADMVLVDGHHPRMARAAAAQATAHGTALVTDAGRWKPVMADLIPHVTDMLCSNDFRFPGTESSESTASTLLEKGVDTVVTTHGGDPIRWWSAGRSGYVPVPAVTAVDTLGAGDAFHGAYSYYRAGSGDLEQHLGDAARVAALRCSIVGPRAWLDRLRADLIRKQER, from the coding sequence ATGAGGAACGCGCCGCTCGCTGAGAAGACCCCGATCGGGGTCTTCGTCGGATTGGCCACCTTGGATGTGATCCATCGCATCAGCGCGCCACCCTCGGTCAACGAGAAGGTCACCGCGCGTGATCAGTTCGTCGCTGCGGGCGGACCGGCGGCCAACGCCGCCGTCACGTTCGCCGCCCTCGGCGGCCGTGCTGTCCTGGTGACCGCGCTGGGTGTCGATCCCGTCGCCGATCTGGTGCGCGCGGATCTGGCGGCCCACGGTGTCCGCATCGTCGACGGTGCCGGAGGTGAGCACCGACCGGTGCCGATATCGGCCGTCTCGGTGCTTGAGTCCACCGGTGAGCGGTCGGTCGTTTCCCTCGATGCCGTGCGTTCCGATGTCCCGGCCCCTGAAGGTCTCGGCGATCTGATCGCCGAGGCCGACATGGTCCTGGTCGACGGGCATCACCCACGCATGGCACGGGCTGCTGCCGCGCAGGCAACGGCACACGGGACGGCACTTGTCACCGACGCCGGCAGGTGGAAGCCGGTGATGGCCGATCTCATCCCGCATGTCACGGACATGTTGTGCTCCAACGACTTCCGGTTTCCCGGCACCGAGTCATCCGAATCCACCGCGTCGACACTGCTCGAAAAGGGAGTGGACACCGTGGTGACCACACACGGCGGTGATCCGATCCGCTGGTGGTCGGCGGGCCGCTCGGGATATGTGCCGGTTCCCGCGGTGACCGCCGTCGACACCCTCGGCGCCGGCGACGCCTTCCACGGTGCGTACTCCTATTATCGCGCCGGGTCCGGGGACCTTGAACAACACCTCGGCGACGCCGCGCGCGTGGCGGCACTACGGTGTTCGATAGTCGGGCCACGGGCATGGTTGGACCGATTGCGAGCAGATCTCATCCGGAAGCAGGAGCGGTGA
- a CDS encoding lycopene cyclase family protein: MDVLIVGAGPAGVALAGECARLGLDTGLLDPAQDRTWTATYGMWSRELPADVPASVVAARAAGRAIARTEHRLGWEYAVLNVPALQAHLTDRLGAVRLYRGRAVASPTAGVVALADGDELHAAVVVDAGGQRRPLDPATPPSTAAAAQTAYGVVVDADQAMALAAPGEALFMDWRADHGESGWPTFLYAVPLGGGRILLEETSLARRPGLPLTTLRRRLHARLARHGIAVPEDAPTEKVSFPLDQPRHRVPDVLGFGAAAPLIHPATGFSVASALRLAPRVADALAANLPLGQEAALTAAHRVVWSRSARAIHRFRRIGLEALLRMPADEVPDFFDTFFSLPSAHRWTYLTSRDDVMGTAVAMGHLFRIANPRLRQHLVGSAVRRPVSAVSP; the protein is encoded by the coding sequence ATGGACGTTCTGATCGTGGGCGCGGGTCCCGCGGGTGTCGCCCTGGCGGGAGAGTGCGCCCGCCTCGGTCTGGACACCGGCCTGCTGGACCCGGCCCAGGACCGGACATGGACCGCCACCTACGGCATGTGGAGTCGGGAACTACCTGCCGATGTGCCCGCATCCGTGGTTGCGGCCCGGGCCGCCGGTCGGGCCATCGCTCGTACCGAACACCGGTTGGGCTGGGAGTACGCGGTATTGAATGTTCCTGCGCTGCAGGCACATCTGACCGATCGGCTCGGAGCGGTGCGGTTGTACCGAGGGCGAGCGGTCGCAAGTCCCACTGCCGGGGTGGTCGCCCTCGCCGACGGTGATGAGTTGCATGCCGCGGTGGTCGTCGATGCCGGCGGCCAGCGACGACCACTCGACCCGGCGACGCCACCGTCGACGGCGGCCGCTGCTCAAACGGCGTATGGGGTGGTGGTCGACGCGGACCAGGCGATGGCGCTGGCGGCCCCCGGTGAGGCGCTGTTCATGGACTGGCGCGCCGACCACGGTGAGAGCGGCTGGCCCACGTTTCTCTACGCGGTGCCGCTGGGCGGCGGGCGGATCCTGCTGGAGGAGACCTCGCTGGCGCGGCGGCCCGGTCTGCCACTGACCACGCTGCGGCGCCGGTTGCATGCCCGGCTGGCCCGGCACGGCATCGCGGTACCCGAGGATGCGCCGACGGAGAAGGTGTCCTTCCCGCTCGATCAACCGCGGCACCGCGTCCCGGACGTCCTCGGATTCGGAGCGGCGGCGCCGCTGATCCACCCCGCGACGGGTTTCAGCGTGGCATCCGCGCTGCGGCTCGCCCCTCGCGTGGCGGACGCGCTGGCGGCGAACCTCCCGCTGGGTCAGGAGGCCGCACTGACGGCGGCGCATCGCGTCGTCTGGTCGCGATCGGCACGGGCCATCCACCGGTTCCGGCGGATCGGTCTGGAAGCACTCCTGCGCATGCCTGCCGACGAGGTGCCCGATTTCTTCGACACCTTCTTCTCGCTGCCCTCGGCACACCGCTGGACGTATCTCACATCTCGCGATGACGTCATGGGGACCGCCGTGGCGATGGGCCACCTGTTCCGAATCGCGAACCCGCGGTTGCGCCAGCACCTGGTCGGCTCGGCGGTCCGGCGGCCGGTCAGCGCCGTGTCACCGTGA
- a CDS encoding LacI family DNA-binding transcriptional regulator, which translates to MTTMGDVARLAGVSASTVSHVLNGTRNVNAATRLRVEAAIEEVGYRRNGVARSLAAGRTHTVGLSISALTNPYFGSLVHAVERALSDAGYVLIVGDSHDDVSSEQRVTGSLLDRQVDGMIVAPAAGSERTTLPEITRSRTPMVLIDRGEDVGFDRIVPENFSSAKGLTDHLLDLGHRRIAVVRGLAGISSTIERFDGHCAALTARGITVDPTLVVDGESSTDVAEREVRALMSRADRPTALVSLNNAMTIGTLKAIRGLGLSIPQDVAFVCYDDFEWSDLFEPRLTAAAQDVETIGVTAVELLLARIRGSEEPPRHIRVPTTFHHRNSCGCTSAPVSR; encoded by the coding sequence ATGACCACCATGGGCGATGTCGCCCGACTTGCCGGCGTGTCCGCCTCCACCGTGTCCCATGTGCTCAACGGCACCCGCAACGTCAACGCGGCCACCCGACTGCGGGTGGAGGCAGCCATCGAGGAGGTCGGCTACCGCCGCAACGGTGTGGCGCGATCGTTGGCGGCCGGCCGCACACATACCGTCGGACTGTCGATCTCGGCGCTGACCAACCCCTACTTCGGCAGCCTCGTCCATGCCGTGGAGCGTGCCCTCTCCGATGCCGGCTACGTGTTGATCGTCGGTGATTCCCACGATGACGTGTCCTCCGAACAGCGCGTCACCGGTTCGCTGCTGGACCGCCAGGTCGACGGGATGATCGTCGCTCCGGCGGCGGGATCCGAGCGGACCACCCTGCCCGAGATCACCCGCTCCCGGACCCCCATGGTGCTCATCGACCGCGGCGAGGATGTCGGGTTCGACCGCATCGTCCCGGAGAACTTCTCGTCGGCGAAGGGATTGACCGATCATCTGCTCGATCTCGGTCATCGCCGGATCGCGGTCGTGCGCGGGCTGGCCGGAATCTCGTCGACCATCGAACGTTTCGACGGCCACTGTGCGGCATTGACCGCCCGCGGAATCACCGTCGACCCAACGTTGGTCGTCGACGGGGAATCCAGCACCGATGTCGCCGAACGGGAGGTCCGGGCGCTGATGTCCCGCGCCGACCGGCCGACGGCGCTGGTGTCGCTCAACAATGCGATGACCATCGGCACCTTGAAGGCGATCCGGGGGCTCGGTCTGTCCATACCCCAGGATGTGGCCTTCGTCTGCTACGACGACTTCGAGTGGTCGGACCTTTTCGAACCCCGGCTGACCGCCGCCGCCCAGGATGTCGAGACGATCGGTGTCACCGCGGTCGAACTGCTGCTGGCCCGTATCCGTGGCTCCGAGGAACCCCCGCGACACATCCGGGTGCCGACCACATTCCACCACCGGAACTCGTGCGGTTGCACCTCTGCTCCGGTGAGTAGATAA
- a CDS encoding cellulase family glycosylhydrolase: protein MHRRTLLQLSAVAAAGALIGRAPVAAAEGTRWTAERANAWYRQQGWLVGANYIPATATNQIEMWQAGTYDPRRISGELQVARTIGFNTVRVFLHDQLWAQDRAGFLRRVSQFVDIAAGQGIKPLFVLFDSCWDPHPKLGPQPAPRPGVHNSRWVQGPGADLIDNPRYRPVLRDYVTGVIGAFGADNRVLGWDLWNEPDSPASQYKAMERSDKLKVVGELLPQVFEWARAVNPSQPLTSGVWRGSWRKPSGIVATQLDNSDIISFHSYAEPSTFEDKIDELEPLGRPILCTEYLAREDDSTVEGILPVAKRRGVGAYNWGLVAGRTQTYYPWDSWDKPYDKVPDKWMHDLVHPDGRAFRTSEIQTIQQLAAKT from the coding sequence GTGCACCGCCGAACCCTGCTGCAATTGTCCGCGGTGGCGGCCGCGGGCGCATTGATCGGTAGGGCACCCGTGGCAGCGGCCGAGGGCACCCGGTGGACGGCGGAGCGCGCGAACGCCTGGTATCGCCAGCAGGGGTGGCTGGTGGGCGCGAACTACATCCCCGCCACGGCGACCAACCAGATCGAGATGTGGCAGGCCGGGACCTACGACCCGCGTCGCATCAGCGGTGAACTGCAGGTCGCGCGCACCATCGGGTTCAACACCGTTCGGGTGTTCCTGCACGACCAGCTGTGGGCGCAGGACCGCGCCGGATTCCTACGCCGGGTCTCCCAGTTCGTCGATATCGCGGCCGGACAGGGCATCAAGCCACTGTTCGTGTTGTTCGACTCCTGCTGGGACCCGCACCCCAAGCTCGGTCCGCAGCCCGCACCGCGGCCCGGTGTGCACAACTCCCGGTGGGTGCAGGGACCCGGCGCCGACTTGATCGACAACCCGCGGTACCGGCCGGTGCTGCGCGACTACGTCACCGGTGTCATCGGCGCTTTCGGTGCCGACAACCGGGTGCTTGGCTGGGATCTGTGGAACGAACCGGACAGCCCGGCAAGCCAGTACAAGGCAATGGAACGCAGCGACAAACTCAAGGTGGTCGGCGAGCTGCTCCCGCAGGTGTTCGAATGGGCGCGGGCGGTGAACCCGAGTCAACCCCTGACCAGCGGGGTGTGGCGGGGGTCGTGGCGCAAACCGTCCGGCATCGTGGCCACCCAACTGGACAACTCCGACATCATCTCGTTCCACAGCTACGCAGAGCCGTCGACTTTCGAGGACAAGATCGACGAGCTCGAACCGTTGGGCCGGCCGATCCTGTGCACCGAGTACCTGGCCCGTGAGGACGACAGCACCGTCGAGGGCATCCTGCCGGTCGCCAAGCGACGCGGCGTGGGCGCCTACAACTGGGGTCTGGTCGCCGGGCGCACCCAGACCTACTACCCGTGGGATTCGTGGGACAAGCCCTACGACAAGGTGCCCGATAAATGGATGCATGATCTGGTTCACCCCGACGGACGCGCCTTCCGTACCAGCGAGATTCAGACCATCCAGCAGCTTGCCGCCAAGACCTGA
- a CDS encoding ATP-binding cassette domain-containing protein: MSDTPVLEARGLVKKYGSVTAINGADFALHAGEVLAVIGDNGAGKSSLIKALAGAVIPDSGQILMNGTPVSFKNTRDARAAGIETVYQDLAVVSALDIASNLYLGREVRRKGIAGRVFRRLDMPGMRGDAAQHLADLKIGIKSVNQAVETLSGGQRQGVAVARAAAFGRGVIIMDEPTAALGVRESGQVIDLIRSIRDRGIPVVLISHDMPHVFEVADRIHIHRLGKRAGVVDPKKRSMSEVVALMTGAEEPTDEERAAR, encoded by the coding sequence ATGAGTGACACACCCGTGCTCGAGGCACGCGGCCTCGTCAAGAAGTACGGCAGCGTGACCGCGATCAACGGTGCCGACTTCGCACTGCATGCCGGTGAGGTCCTGGCCGTCATCGGCGACAATGGGGCGGGCAAGTCCAGCTTGATCAAAGCCCTTGCCGGCGCGGTCATCCCGGACTCGGGTCAGATATTGATGAACGGCACGCCCGTGTCGTTCAAGAACACCAGGGACGCCAGGGCCGCCGGCATCGAAACCGTCTACCAGGACCTTGCCGTGGTCTCGGCCCTCGATATCGCCTCGAACCTGTACCTGGGCCGCGAGGTGCGCCGAAAGGGCATTGCCGGCCGGGTGTTCCGCCGCCTCGACATGCCCGGAATGCGAGGCGACGCCGCACAACATCTGGCGGATCTGAAGATCGGGATCAAATCGGTGAACCAGGCGGTCGAAACGCTTTCGGGCGGGCAGCGCCAGGGCGTTGCGGTGGCCCGTGCCGCTGCCTTCGGTCGGGGTGTGATCATCATGGACGAGCCGACCGCCGCGCTCGGTGTCCGGGAATCCGGTCAGGTGATCGATCTGATCCGGTCGATCCGCGACCGCGGTATCCCGGTGGTGCTCATCAGCCATGACATGCCGCACGTGTTCGAGGTGGCCGACCGGATCCACATCCACCGGCTCGGGAAGCGTGCCGGGGTGGTCGATCCGAAGAAGCGCTCCATGTCCGAGGTGGTCGCGCTGATGACCGGTGCGGAGGAGCCGACCGATGAGGAACGCGCCGCTCGCTGA
- a CDS encoding nucleoside/nucleotide kinase family protein, whose protein sequence is MNPEQDVQDATLDQLVDAAAALVVAGERRILGLTGAPGAGKSTLAEQLVTALGPEVAVLVPMDGFHLANEVLIELGRLDRKGAHDTFDDGGYSRLMHALRTQRTDDPVVYAPRFRREIEESIGSSIPVAGSVPLVVTEGNYLLLECDTWPIARSHIDQVWFLAPDTDIRHERLVRRHQVYGKSLQEAEFWALGSDERNARLIESTAGRADRIVRVR, encoded by the coding sequence GTGAACCCCGAGCAGGACGTCCAGGACGCGACGCTGGATCAATTGGTCGATGCGGCCGCGGCGCTGGTCGTCGCCGGCGAACGCCGCATCCTCGGTCTGACCGGTGCTCCCGGTGCCGGAAAGTCCACCCTCGCCGAACAACTCGTCACCGCACTCGGTCCCGAGGTGGCGGTGCTGGTGCCCATGGACGGTTTCCATCTGGCCAACGAGGTCCTCATCGAACTGGGACGCCTGGACCGCAAGGGTGCCCACGACACCTTCGACGACGGTGGTTACTCGCGGCTGATGCACGCGCTGAGGACCCAACGTACCGATGATCCCGTCGTCTACGCGCCACGATTCCGGCGGGAGATCGAGGAGTCGATAGGCTCCTCAATCCCGGTGGCAGGCAGCGTTCCGCTGGTCGTCACCGAGGGCAACTACCTTCTGCTGGAATGCGATACCTGGCCGATCGCGCGATCCCACATCGACCAGGTGTGGTTCCTGGCCCCCGACACCGATATCCGACACGAACGGCTGGTGCGGCGACACCAGGTGTACGGGAAATCGCTGCAGGAAGCCGAATTCTGGGCGCTGGGCTCTGACGAGCGCAATGCCCGACTGATCGAATCGACCGCCGGTCGCGCCGACCGTATTGTGCGGGTCCGATGA